In a genomic window of Salegentibacter salegens:
- the rpmD gene encoding 50S ribosomal protein L30: MGKIKVTKVKSAINRSKNQKLVLESLGLKKIGQTVEHNDTPNILGMVNKVKHLVSIEETK, from the coding sequence ATGGGAAAGATAAAAGTTACAAAAGTAAAGAGTGCAATTAACCGATCTAAAAATCAAAAACTGGTTTTGGAGTCTCTTGGTCTTAAGAAAATTGGCCAAACGGTAGAGCACAACGATACGCCAAACATCCTTGGTATGGTAAATAAAGTTAAACATTTAGTTTCCATTGAGGAAACAAAATAA
- the rplE gene encoding 50S ribosomal protein L5, which translates to MAYVPRLRAEYAERVKPALREEFSYANVMEIPKLEKIVLSRGVGAAVADKKLIDHAVDELSTITGQKAVQTISKKDVASFKLRKGMLIGAKVTLRGYRMYEFLDRLITSALPRVRDFSGIKANGFDGRGNYNLGVTEQIIFPEIDIDKVNRINGMDITFVTTAKTDKEAKSLLTELGLPFKKN; encoded by the coding sequence ATGGCATACGTACCAAGACTTAGAGCAGAATATGCAGAGCGAGTAAAGCCTGCATTAAGAGAAGAATTTAGCTATGCTAACGTAATGGAGATCCCAAAACTAGAGAAAATAGTTTTGAGCCGTGGCGTTGGTGCAGCTGTAGCAGATAAAAAGCTAATTGACCACGCTGTAGATGAATTATCTACAATAACAGGTCAAAAAGCGGTGCAAACCATTTCTAAAAAGGATGTTGCTTCATTCAAACTTCGTAAAGGAATGCTAATTGGGGCAAAAGTTACTTTGCGAGGATATAGAATGTACGAATTCTTAGATCGTTTAATAACATCAGCACTTCCACGTGTTCGTGACTTTAGCGGGATTAAGGCAAATGGTTTTGATGGTAGAGGAAACTATAATTTAGGTGTTACTGAACAAATCATCTTTCCGGAGATTGATATTGATAAAGTAAACCGAATTAATGGTATGGATATCACCTTCGTAACCACTGCAAAGACCGATAAGGAAGCGAAATCATTGTTAACCGAACTAGGATTACCTTTTAAAAAGAATTAA
- the secY gene encoding preprotein translocase subunit SecY, whose translation MKFINTIKNIWKIEELKNRILVTLGLLLVYRFGAQVVLPGIDASQLSNLASQTDGGLLGLLNAFTGGAFSNASVFALGIMPYISASIVVQLMGIAIPYLQKLQKEGESGRRKINQITRWLTIAITLVQGPGYIYNLFATLPQQAFLLGDTVTFVASAVVILTTGTIFAMWLGEKITDKGIGNGISLLIMVGIIATLPQAFIQEFASRVFESNGGLIMILIELVIWFAIILASVMLVMAVRQIPVQYARRTASGGYEKNVFGSRQYIPLKLNASGVMPIIFAQAIMFIPAAVAGLSDSDAAQGVTAAFSDIFGFWYNVVFALLIIVFTYFYTAITVPTNKMADDLKRSGGFIPGIRPGTETAEFLDRIMSQITLPGSIFLALIAVFPAIVVQLLGVQQGWALFFGGTSLLIMVGVAIDTMQQVNSYLLNRHYDGLMKTGKNRKAVA comes from the coding sequence ATGAAATTCATCAATACTATTAAAAATATTTGGAAGATCGAGGAACTAAAAAATAGAATTTTAGTAACCCTCGGTCTATTATTAGTTTATCGTTTTGGGGCACAAGTTGTGCTTCCCGGGATAGATGCTTCACAGCTATCTAACCTGGCATCCCAAACAGATGGGGGTCTTCTTGGCCTCTTAAACGCATTTACAGGTGGTGCTTTTTCTAACGCCTCTGTTTTTGCATTGGGAATTATGCCATATATCTCGGCCTCTATTGTAGTGCAGTTAATGGGTATTGCGATACCTTATTTGCAAAAACTACAAAAAGAAGGAGAGAGCGGTAGACGTAAGATCAATCAGATCACCCGTTGGTTAACTATTGCAATTACATTGGTACAGGGACCCGGTTATATCTATAACCTTTTTGCTACATTACCACAGCAAGCCTTTTTATTAGGCGATACCGTGACGTTTGTAGCCTCTGCGGTAGTAATTCTTACTACCGGAACCATTTTCGCAATGTGGCTGGGTGAAAAGATAACCGACAAAGGTATTGGTAATGGTATTTCGCTATTAATTATGGTAGGTATTATTGCTACCTTACCACAAGCATTTATTCAGGAATTCGCTTCCAGGGTATTTGAATCTAATGGTGGACTTATTATGATTCTTATTGAATTAGTAATTTGGTTCGCTATTATTCTTGCTTCGGTAATGTTGGTAATGGCCGTACGCCAAATCCCGGTACAATATGCCAGAAGAACCGCCTCTGGAGGTTACGAGAAAAACGTATTTGGATCTAGACAGTACATTCCACTTAAGCTTAATGCTTCAGGTGTAATGCCAATTATATTTGCGCAGGCTATTATGTTTATCCCGGCTGCTGTAGCAGGATTATCAGATTCTGATGCTGCACAAGGGGTTACCGCGGCCTTTAGCGATATATTTGGATTTTGGTATAATGTAGTATTTGCGCTATTAATTATCGTATTTACCTACTTCTATACCGCGATTACTGTACCTACCAATAAAATGGCTGATGATCTAAAACGAAGTGGAGGATTTATTCCCGGCATTCGTCCAGGAACTGAAACCGCCGAGTTTTTAGATAGAATTATGTCTCAAATTACCTTGCCAGGATCTATTTTCCTTGCGCTTATTGCTGTGTTCCCTGCAATTGTAGTGCAACTCTTAGGTGTGCAACAAGGATGGGCATTGTTTTTTGGAGGAACCTCGCTTTTAATTATGGTTGGAGTTGCAATAGATACTATGCAACAAGTAAACTCTTACTTGCTGAATAGACATTACGACGGATTAATGAAAACAGGTAAAAACAGAAAAGCAGTAGCTTAA
- the rpsN gene encoding 30S ribosomal protein S14, producing MAKESMKAREVKRQKMVKKYAEKRAALKEAGDFEGLQKLPKNASPVRLHNRCKLTGRPKGYMRQFGLSRVMFREMANQGLIPGVRKASW from the coding sequence ATGGCTAAAGAATCAATGAAAGCCCGTGAGGTGAAGAGACAAAAAATGGTGAAAAAGTATGCTGAAAAACGCGCTGCTCTTAAAGAGGCTGGCGATTTTGAAGGTTTGCAAAAATTACCAAAAAATGCTTCTCCTGTACGTTTGCATAACCGTTGTAAACTAACTGGTAGGCCAAAAGGTTATATGAGACAATTTGGTCTTTCTCGTGTAATGTTTAGAGAAATGGCTAACCAGGGTTTAATTCCTGGAGTTAGAAAAGCTAGTTGGTAA
- the infA gene encoding translation initiation factor IF-1 yields the protein MAKQPAIEQDGTIIEALSNAMFRVELENGHVVTAHISGKMRMHYIKLLPGDKVKLEMSPYDLSKARITYRY from the coding sequence ATGGCAAAACAACCGGCAATAGAACAAGACGGAACAATTATAGAAGCATTATCTAATGCAATGTTTCGTGTAGAATTGGAAAATGGTCACGTTGTGACAGCTCATATCTCTGGGAAGATGCGTATGCACTACATTAAATTGTTACCTGGAGATAAAGTAAAACTGGAAATGAGCCCTTACGATTTAAGTAAGGCTCGTATAAC
- the rpsH gene encoding 30S ribosomal protein S8 produces the protein MNTDPIADYLTRVRNAVAANHRVVEIPASNLKKEITKILFDQGYILSYKFDDATAQGTIKIALKYDKITKEPVIKDIQRISKPGLRKYSGADGLPRILNGLGIAIVSTSHGVMTGKQAKAEKVGGEVLCYVY, from the coding sequence ATGAATACAGATCCTATTGCAGATTATTTGACAAGAGTTAGGAACGCTGTGGCTGCAAACCACAGGGTGGTAGAAATACCGGCTTCTAACCTTAAAAAGGAGATTACAAAAATATTATTCGATCAGGGATATATTCTTAGTTACAAGTTTGATGATGCTACTGCTCAGGGAACAATTAAAATTGCCCTTAAGTATGACAAAATCACGAAAGAACCTGTAATTAAAGATATCCAGAGAATAAGTAAACCTGGTTTACGTAAGTATTCCGGCGCTGATGGATTACCACGTATCTTAAACGGTCTTGGTATCGCTATAGTTTCTACTTCTCACGGTGTAATGACCGGGAAGCAGGCTAAAGCCGAGAAAGTTGGTGGTGAAGTATTGTGTTACGTTTACTAA
- the rpmC gene encoding 50S ribosomal protein L29, which produces MKQSEVKELSVAELQEELGKSRKAYSDLKMAHAVSPLENPIQLRAVRRTIARLATELTKREQQ; this is translated from the coding sequence ATGAAACAATCAGAAGTAAAAGAACTGTCTGTGGCAGAATTACAAGAAGAGCTTGGGAAATCTAGAAAAGCATATTCAGATTTGAAAATGGCTCACGCAGTTTCGCCATTAGAGAACCCAATACAGCTTAGAGCTGTACGAAGAACTATAGCGAGACTTGCTACAGAGTTAACTAAAAGAGAACAACAATAA
- the rplR gene encoding 50S ribosomal protein L18 has product MAVSKQDRRNKIRKRVRKSITGTASRPRLSVFRSNKEIYAQIIDDVEGKTLAAASSRDKGVSGEGDKSKQAELVGKTLAEKALKAGVETISFDRGGYLYHGRVKSLAEGAREGGLKF; this is encoded by the coding sequence ATGGCAGTTTCAAAACAAGATAGACGAAATAAGATAAGAAAGCGTGTTCGTAAGTCAATTACGGGTACCGCTAGCCGTCCAAGATTATCTGTATTTAGAAGTAATAAAGAAATTTATGCTCAAATTATAGATGATGTAGAAGGAAAAACACTAGCTGCAGCCTCTTCGAGAGATAAAGGCGTGTCAGGAGAAGGTGATAAATCCAAACAAGCAGAATTGGTTGGTAAAACCCTTGCTGAAAAAGCTTTGAAAGCCGGTGTAGAAACCATTTCTTTTGACAGAGGTGGTTACCTGTATCACGGAAGAGTTAAATCATTAGCAGAAGGTGCTCGAGAAGGAGGACTAAAATTCTAG
- the rplX gene encoding 50S ribosomal protein L24 — protein MRKLKIKTGDTVRVVAGDHKGQEGKVQKVLIEKNKAIVEGVNTISKHEKPSASNPQGGIVKKEAPIHISNLSLLDKDGNTTRVGYKEEDGKKVRFSKKSNEVI, from the coding sequence ATGAGAAAGCTTAAAATAAAAACTGGAGATACTGTAAGAGTTGTTGCCGGTGACCATAAAGGTCAGGAAGGTAAAGTTCAAAAAGTTCTCATAGAAAAGAATAAAGCCATCGTAGAAGGTGTGAACACTATCTCAAAACATGAGAAACCTAGTGCATCCAACCCTCAAGGTGGTATTGTAAAGAAAGAAGCTCCTATTCATATTTCTAACCTTTCTTTGTTAGACAAAGATGGTAACACTACCAGAGTTGGATATAAAGAAGAGGATGGAAAGAAAGTAAGATTTTCCAAAAAATCTAATGAAGTAATTTAG
- the rplF gene encoding 50S ribosomal protein L6, which translates to MSRIGKSPITIPEGVNVDLKDGVVTVKGKLGELNQEVSDIDVKIEDGVITFERSSEKSDQKAKHGLYRALINNMIEGVTNGYTKSLELVGVGYRASNQGQKLDLAVGFSHNIVIDLAPEVKVEAISEKGKNPIVKLTSYDKQLVGQVAAKIRSFRAPEPYKGKGIKYVGEQLRRKAGKSA; encoded by the coding sequence ATGTCAAGAATAGGTAAAAGCCCAATTACAATTCCAGAAGGTGTAAATGTAGACCTTAAAGATGGCGTTGTAACGGTAAAAGGAAAATTAGGAGAACTTAATCAGGAAGTTAGCGACATTGATGTGAAAATTGAAGATGGCGTAATTACTTTTGAACGTTCTTCAGAGAAAAGTGATCAAAAAGCAAAACACGGTCTTTATCGTGCTTTGATTAACAATATGATTGAAGGGGTTACAAACGGATATACAAAATCTTTAGAATTGGTAGGAGTTGGATATAGAGCTTCTAACCAGGGACAAAAATTAGATTTAGCCGTTGGGTTTTCCCATAATATTGTAATAGATTTGGCGCCAGAAGTTAAAGTGGAAGCAATTTCAGAGAAAGGGAAAAATCCAATCGTGAAATTAACTTCTTACGATAAACAACTTGTGGGCCAGGTAGCTGCTAAGATACGCTCCTTTAGAGCACCAGAACCTTATAAAGGTAAAGGTATCAAGTACGTTGGAGAACAATTACGTAGAAAAGCAGGTAAATCAGCTTAA
- the rpsQ gene encoding 30S ribosomal protein S17, which yields MEKRNLRKERIGVVTSNKMQKSIVVSEVKKVKHPMYGKFVLKTKKYVAHDETNDCNEGDTVRIMETRPLSKSKCWRLVEIIERAK from the coding sequence ATGGAAAAAAGAAATTTAAGAAAAGAGCGTATAGGCGTTGTTACAAGTAATAAAATGCAGAAATCAATCGTGGTTTCTGAAGTTAAGAAAGTAAAACACCCTATGTATGGAAAATTCGTTTTAAAAACGAAAAAATACGTAGCGCACGACGAAACAAACGACTGCAACGAAGGAGATACTGTAAGGATCATGGAGACAAGACCTTTAAGTAAATCTAAATGTTGGAGATTAGTAGAAATAATTGAAAGAGCGAAGTAA
- the rplO gene encoding 50S ribosomal protein L15 produces MELNNLKPAKGSVKSNNKRVGRGEGSGKGGTATRGHKGAKSRSGYSKKIGFEGGQMPLQRRVPKFGFTNRNRVAYQGVNLDTLQRLVDEGKIKDTVDVDALIENGLVSKNKPVKILGRGELKAKLKISVHKYTATAKEAIEAAGGEVVTL; encoded by the coding sequence ATGGAATTAAATAACTTAAAACCTGCAAAAGGTTCAGTTAAGAGTAACAACAAGCGTGTTGGCCGTGGAGAAGGATCAGGTAAAGGTGGTACTGCCACCCGTGGTCACAAAGGGGCTAAATCTCGTTCTGGTTACTCCAAGAAGATTGGTTTTGAAGGTGGGCAAATGCCACTTCAACGTCGTGTTCCAAAATTTGGTTTCACTAACAGAAATCGTGTAGCTTACCAGGGTGTAAATCTTGATACTTTACAGCGTTTAGTTGATGAAGGTAAAATTAAAGATACTGTAGATGTTGATGCTTTGATCGAAAACGGTCTTGTGAGTAAAAACAAACCAGTAAAGATATTAGGTAGAGGTGAATTAAAGGCAAAGTTGAAAATATCTGTTCATAAATATACGGCCACAGCAAAAGAAGCTATAGAAGCTGCTGGAGGTGAAGTTGTTACTTTATAA
- the rplN gene encoding 50S ribosomal protein L14 encodes MVQQESRLRVADNTGAKEVLTIRVLGGTKKRYASVGDKIVVSVKEATPNGNIKKGAVSTAVVVRTKKEVRRADGSYIRFDDNACVLLNPTGEMRGTRVFGPVARELRDKQFMKIVSLAPEVL; translated from the coding sequence ATGGTACAACAAGAGTCTAGACTAAGAGTAGCAGACAATACCGGGGCAAAAGAAGTTTTGACCATACGTGTATTGGGCGGTACAAAGAAAAGATACGCTTCTGTTGGGGACAAAATAGTTGTCAGCGTTAAAGAAGCTACACCTAACGGAAATATCAAAAAAGGTGCAGTTTCAACAGCAGTTGTTGTTCGTACCAAGAAAGAAGTACGCAGAGCAGACGGGTCTTATATCCGTTTTGATGATAATGCCTGTGTATTGCTGAACCCTACCGGAGAAATGCGCGGAACTCGTGTATTTGGCCCGGTTGCGAGAGAACTTCGTGATAAGCAATTCATGAAAATTGTATCATTGGCACCAGAGGTGCTTTAA
- the rpsE gene encoding 30S ribosomal protein S5, producing the protein MYQDYKNVEHVKPGGLELKDRLVGVQRVTKVTKGGRAFGFSAIVVVGDENGVVGQGLGKSKEVADAISKAVEDAKKNLVRIPLHKGSLPHEQKGKYGGARVLLLPAATGTGIIAGGAIRAVLEAVGVHDVLSKNQGSSNPHNVVKATFDALLQLRSADTVAKQRGISLEKVFKG; encoded by the coding sequence ATGTATCAAGATTATAAAAACGTAGAACATGTAAAACCGGGCGGGCTTGAATTAAAAGACCGTTTGGTAGGAGTACAACGTGTGACCAAAGTAACCAAAGGTGGTAGAGCTTTTGGATTTTCTGCTATTGTTGTAGTAGGAGATGAGAATGGTGTTGTAGGGCAAGGTTTAGGTAAATCTAAAGAAGTTGCTGACGCTATCTCTAAAGCTGTGGAAGATGCAAAGAAGAATTTAGTGCGTATTCCTTTACATAAAGGAAGCCTTCCTCACGAGCAAAAAGGTAAGTATGGTGGCGCAAGAGTTCTTTTGCTACCTGCTGCAACTGGTACCGGGATTATTGCCGGTGGTGCAATTCGTGCCGTACTGGAAGCTGTTGGAGTACACGACGTACTTTCTAAAAACCAGGGGTCTTCAAACCCACACAACGTAGTAAAAGCTACTTTTGATGCGCTACTTCAATTAAGAAGTGCAGATACTGTTGCTAAACAACGTGGTATTTCATTAGAAAAGGTTTTTAAAGGATAA